In a single window of the Eriocheir sinensis breed Jianghai 21 chromosome 61, ASM2467909v1, whole genome shotgun sequence genome:
- the LOC126986325 gene encoding uncharacterized protein LOC126986325 produces MKQGDGMGPLHDGPLETITVTAHSDSEEEEELVTITAEATPPLQQQCCNHVVVEALPTILVTDITNASLCGGGTPPCVSGVTTTTHDSNPGLPHHSTTTTTTATTSITTTTTSITTTTATTSITTTTTTTTSQYDAVIPSVKTPAPPQWPRPRPRGTTPTRLTIKKRVVPTPPGIARGIGGVVRGTQRGEHKATDAPSSAFCGVKTTLLPAPAAQPRQGVGGSTASPPTLCTFCGDVLGAGDAPTSLYLQSPLPHSLLSVPSLLQALGVAPVGGTSQATVCQECQTLLHEGDEAYHHLLQVTASMRRRWPVVPPGSAAAATTWGGRKVRPILPKPLVAPDTAVTCDLCWAVPGDWRTHAAMHHRLGPRWRSSRLLAALRACLAEELRWGSGRRGARRCPACPYTGPQRKDFVEHLQQHHRVAAGHGLLAPLGRAEGQGQGMAGQQQGDGEAAGLVEGRVDVLKGEKAGFEEVSVVKEEEEEEEEPVQNILLATAEEAKDVVTVKQAEDRHWDGRLDQCVLGQDVAEAHGEAEGDSVEEQQEAGHTQDMCLSGPGGDGAQGQSRGSQWRCRVCAATFTSQQDHDLHKAASHPGSVRAGRSRTRPAPAPSPSQGGAAASAGDHQSQECLQEGAIVIMEGDGCGSVTHRRLEPPQGTLPQPGGVIELVCGPCGEVFGNRPALVRHQRAAHPGVAAAGDGGSEVLVECPLCGRRVSGLPALRLHQARVHGRPTQPPQHYRCRLCLAQCHTRAQLERHMRERHGAPPPPPPVRCDQCGKTYSARYIDVHVANMHGDAGRFPCTFCPMRFGVRASLRAHVSLEHANTTWACQECSLQFAKYHQLRQHRLYVHSRAEHRCPECPRSFKRRCDLTEHAKRRHRERPARECSFCPKVYSDRKRLRMHLMRKHGVAWEDTLAQGYACRQRENNCLRRRQQQQQPRSPRLPLRQQHQAAEGVAGEAVAVLGEEQPEYSVVELTEAPHPLTDTISYIILEEA; encoded by the coding sequence ATGAAGCAAGGGGATGGCATGGGGCCACTCCACGATGGCCCCCTTGAAACCATCACGGTGACGGCACACAGTGactcggaagaggaagaggagctggtCACCATCACTGCTGAGGCCACACCGCCGCTGCAGCAGCAGTGCTGCAACCatgtggtggtggaggcgctGCCCACCATACTGGTGACGGACATCACCAATGCCAGCCTGTGTGGGGGGGGCACCCCTCCCTGTGTGTCTGGGGTGACCACCACCACTCATGACAGTAACCCAGGGTTgccccaccactccaccaccaccaccaccactgccactacctccatcaccaccaccactacctccatcaccaccaccactgccactacctccatcaccaccaccaccactaccaccaccagccaaTATGACGCTGTAATCCCATCAGTCAAGACTCCTGCCCCTCCACAGTGGCCCCGGCCCCGGCCCCGAGGCACCACACCCACACGACTCACCATCAAGAAGAGGGTAGTGCCAACCCCTCCTGGCATTGCGAGGGGCATTGGAGGGGTGGTGCGCGGAACACAGAGGGGGGAGCACAAGGCCACAGATGCCCCTTCCTCAGCATTCTGTGGAGTCAAGACAACCCTACTCCCTGCCCCTGCAGCACAGCCCCGGCAGGGTGTGGGGGGCAGCACAGCCAGTCCCCCCACACTCTGCACCTTCTGTGGGGATGTCCTGGGTGCTGGGGATGCCCCCACCAGCCTGTACCTTcaatctcccctcccccacagCCTGCTGAGtgtccccagcctcctgcaggccCTGGGTGTGGCTCCAGTGGGTGGCACCAGCCAGGCCACAGTGTGCCAGGAATGTCAGACACTGCTGCATGAGGGGGACGAGGCCTACCACCACCTGCTGCAGGTGACGGCCAGCATGAGGCGGCGCTGGCCAGTGGTGCCGCCAGGGTCAGCGGCGGCTGCCACGACCTGGGGTGGCAGGAAGGTCCGCCCCATCCTGCCCAAGCCGCTGGTGGCCCCCGATACTGCTGTGACATGTGACCTGTGCTGGGCTGTGCCAGGAGACTGGCGGACACATGCTGCCATGCACCACCGCCTTGGTCCCCGCTGGAGGAGCTCCAGGCTGCTGGCAGCTCTCAGGGCGTGTCTTGCCGAGGAGCTGAGGTGGGGCAGTGGCCGGCGGGGGGCACGTCGCTGCCCTGCCTGTCCCTACACTGGCCCCCAGCGGAAAGATTTTGTTGAACACCTGCAGCAGCATCATCGTGTGGCAGCAGGTCATGGCCTGCTGGCACCTCTGGGCAGGGCtgaggggcaggggcagggcatGGCAGGCCAGCAGCAGGGAGATGGAGAGGCTGCTGGCTTGGTGGAGGGGCGAGTGGATGTGCTGAAGGGTGAGAAGGCAGGGTTTGAGGAAGTATcggtagtgaaggaggaggaggaggaggaggaggaaccagtaCAAAATATATTATTAGCCACGGCTGAAGAAGCCAAGGATGTGGTGACGGTGAAGCAGGCGGAGGACAGGCACTGGGACGGGAGGCTGGACCAGTGTGTGTTGGGGCAGGATGTAGCGGAGGCGCACGGTGAGGCAGAGGGAGACAGTGttgaggagcagcaggaggctGGGCACACCCAGGACATGTGCCTCAGTGGACCGGGGGGTGACGGGGCCCAGGGCCAGAGCCGGGGCAGCCAGTGGAGGTGCCGCGTGTGTGCTGCCACCTTCACCTCCCAGCAAGACCACGACCTGCACAAGGCTGCCTcacaccctggctcggtgcgGGCAGGTCGGAGCAGGACCAGGCCTGCCCCGGCCCCCAGCCCATCACAAGGGGGTGCTGCTGCTTCCGCTGGGGACCACCAGAGCCAGGAGTGCCTTCAGGAGGGTGCCATCGTCATCATGGAGGGTGACGGCTGCGGCAGCGTGACCCACCGCCGCTTGGAGCCCCCACAGGGCACGCTGCCCCAGCCTGGGGGTGTCATAGAGCTGGTGTGTGGGCCTTGTGGGGAGGTGTTTGGGAACAGGCCAGCATTGGTGCGGCACCAGCGGGCAGCTCACCCTGGGGTGGCGGCTGCAGGGGATGGGGGCAGTGAGGTGCTGGTGGAGTGCCCGCTGTGTGGCCGCCGCGTGTCTGGCCTCCCTGCCCTGCGCCTCCACCAGGCCCGCGTGCACGGCCGCCCCACACAGCCGCCACAGCATTACCGCTGCCGCCTCTGCCTGGCCCAGTGCCACACGCGGGCACAGCTGGAGCGACACATGCGGGAGCGTCACGgcgccccaccgccgccgccaccggtGCGCTGCGACCAGTGTGGCAAGACCTACAGCGCACGGTACATTGACGTCCACGTGGCCAACATGCATGGCGATGCGGGGCGCTTCCCCTGCACCTTCTGCCCCATGCGGTTTGGGGTGCGGGCCAGCCTGCGGGCACATGTGTCCCTGGAGCACGCCAACACCACCTGGGCCTGCCAGGAGTGCTCGCTGCAGTTTGCGAAGTACCACCAGCTGCGGCAGCACCGCCTCTACGTGCACAGCCGCGCCGAGCACCGCTGCCCGGAGTGCCCGCGCTCCTTCAAGCGCCGCTGTGACCTGACGGAGCACGCCAAGCGCCGGCACCGCGAGCGCCCGGCACGGGaatgttccttctgccccaagGTGTACAGTGACAGGAAGCGGCTGCGCATGCACCTCATGAGGAAGCACGGCGTGGCCTGGGAGGACACCCTCGCCCAGGGCTACGCCTGCCGCCAGCGGGAGAACAATTGTCTACGGcgccggcagcagcagcaacagccccGCAGCCCTCGCCTGCCCCTCCGCCAGCAGCATCAGGCAGCAGAGGGTGTGGCGGGGGAGGCCGTGGCCGTGTTGGGGGAGGAGCAGCCAGAGTACAGTGTGGTGGAGCTGACCGAGGCGCCGCACCCTCTCACCGACACCATCAGCTACATCATCCTGGAGGAAGCCTAA